The following DNA comes from Streptomyces sp. Ag109_O5-10.
CGCGCGGGCCGCCCGGCTCCGCCGCACCGCACAGCACCTGTCAGGCGGTTCTGATCTCGCGCTCCAGCTGGGTGGCGAGGGTCAGGTAGCGGGCCCGCCGGTGCACCGGGACCAGGCTGCGGATCATCAGGTGCCACATCTCGGCGACCCTGCGCGGCAGCCGCCCCACCGGCTCCAGGTTGCGGCCGGCGACCCGGGTGCCGACGAAGAAGCAGACCAGGGAGTGCGCGACCGCGCCGACGTCTATGTCCGGGTGTATGTCGGACTCCTTCACGGCGCTCGTGAGTTTGCGGGTCGCGAACTCCAGCCACTCGGTGAACGGGTGCCTGAGCGGCGGCCGTACGGTGACGTCCGCGGTGGCGAGGCGCAGGCCGGCCCGCGGGATCGGGCCGTCCACGGAGAGCCGTGCGATCGCGAACGTGGTACGCATCAGGGCTTCCAGCGAGGAGTAGCCGCGGCTGTCCATCTCCCGCACGAGCTGGCCGGAGGTGCGGGACTGGAGTTCCATGATGGCGTGCGCCAGGTCCTCCTTGGCGGCGAAGTGGAAGTAGAGCGCCCCCTTGGTGACCTTCGCGTGTTCGACGATCTCGCTCAGGCTGGTGGATTCGTAGCCGTGCCGGTCGAAGAGGTCGGCGGCGGCCGTGATGATCGTGGCGCGGGTCTGCTCCGCGCGTAGCTGCCTCGCCATCGACTCGATGCTCCTTCACGGCTTCGGTACTG
Coding sequences within:
- a CDS encoding ScbR family autoregulator-binding transcription factor, which gives rise to MARQLRAEQTRATIITAAADLFDRHGYESTSLSEIVEHAKVTKGALYFHFAAKEDLAHAIMELQSRTSGQLVREMDSRGYSSLEALMRTTFAIARLSVDGPIPRAGLRLATADVTVRPPLRHPFTEWLEFATRKLTSAVKESDIHPDIDVGAVAHSLVCFFVGTRVAGRNLEPVGRLPRRVAEMWHLMIRSLVPVHRRARYLTLATQLEREIRTA